One window of the Penaeus vannamei isolate JL-2024 chromosome 31, ASM4276789v1, whole genome shotgun sequence genome contains the following:
- the LOC138867648 gene encoding uncharacterized protein, whose translation MNVNGVQLICTWCDLTSDYIRSGQITTYQLISDRPGRVTSDNARSHQIRPKEVRSGQSHQIRSNHIRSAQITSDQVKSPEIRSNHIRSGEIASRSGQITSDQVRLYHVRSGQITSEQARSHQIRSDHLRSGEIASRSGQITSDQVRLYHVRSGQITSEQARSYQIRLGHIGSDYSRSGQIISNHVNCQIRSQIRLNHVRSGQFSSEQIRSPQMRPGHIRNDNQVRSGQITSDQVKSHQIGTDHISKGRIISDKIKSHHIRSNHIRSGQIASVQVKSHQIMSNHVGSGQITSDQITSHRKRSNHIRSGLKTNYIRSGQVTLDQVRPHRIRSGHIRSDRVRLHQIKSYYIRSGLIASDHITPDQIISNQARSHQKRSDQVRLHQITLDQVRSHQIKSDYIRLGQITSDLVRLHQKRSDQITSGQITSDQIMSDQIRTNEIVYLNTTIQCINQSYIILQLYPVLCALPRH comes from the exons ATGAACGTCAATGGTGTAcaattg ATCTGCA CCTGGTGTGATCTGacatcagattacatcagatcaggtcagatcacaacaTATCAATTAATATCAGATCGACCAGGTCGGGTCACATCAGATAATGCCAGATCTCATCAGATCAGGCCAAaagaggtcagatcaggtcaatcacatcagatcaggtcaaatcacatcagatcagctcaaatcacatcagatcaggtcaaatcaccaGAG atcaggtcaaatcacatcagatcaggtgaaATCGCATCAAGGTCAGGGCAGATCACATCGGATCAGGTCAGGTTATATCAcgttagatcaggtcagattacatcagaacaggccaggtcacatcagatcaggtcagatcacctCAGATCAGGTGAAATCGCATCAAGGTCAGGGCAGATCACATCGGATCAGGTCAGGTTATATCAcgttagatcaggtcagattacatcagaacAGGCCAGATCATATCAGATCAGGCTAGGTCACATCGGGTCAGATTAtagcagatcaggtcaaatcatatCAAATCAC GTCAATTGTCAGATTAGATCACAGATTAGGTTGAATCACGTTAGATCAGGTCAGTTTTCATCAGAACAGATCAGATCACCTCAGATGAGGCCAGGCCACATAAGAAATGAcaatcaggtcag atcaggtcagatcacatcggaTCAGGTTAAATCACATCAAATAGGGACAGATCACATTAGTAAAGGTCGAATAATATCAGATAAGATCAAATCGCATCATataaggtcaaatcacatcagatcaggtcaaatcgcGTCAGTTCAG gtcaaatcacatcagatcatgtCAAATCACGtcggatcaggtcagatcacgtcggatcag atcacgtcacaTCGGAAACGGTCAAaccacatcagatcaggtctcaAAAcaaattacatcagatcaggtcaggtcacgTTAGATCAGGTTAGACCACATCggatcaggtcaggtcacatcagatcag ATcgggtcagattacatcagatcaagtcatattacatcagatcaggtttgATCGCTTCAGATCATATCACACCAGATCAGATCATTTCAAATCAGGCTAGGTCACATCAAAAACGGTCAGATCAGgttagattacatcagatcacattagatcaagtcagatcacatcagatcaagtcagaCTACATCAGATTAGGTCAGATTACTTCAG ATCTCGTCAGGTTACATCAAAAACGGTCAGATcaaatcacatcaggtcagattacatcagatcagatcaTGTCAGATCAGATCAGAACAAATGAGATTGTTTATTTAAATACCACAATACAGTGCATTAACCaatcatatataattttacagTTGTATCCAGTCCTTTGTGCCTTACCCAGACACTGA